From the Methylomonas sp. MK1 genome, one window contains:
- a CDS encoding VPLPA-CTERM sorting domain-containing protein has product MNKLIKSIGIAGLAGYAFIAEAQANTLEVSGTIYKVSGGTTYDTWKINMLSGGTFKVDVLAYEATQKQTSTAGYQEIDLNNDGEITFLDPDTYIYRDDGLLDAGDMLARCDDSDGNHCPDSSNQPILTNTDGSADGSLFLRDPAFNVTLQAGNYLYLVADYTLSTSEAVAGINTNDNLTLPTGLAARDHGDYRLTLSSDTLNFSLAGNTITVSQVPVPGAVWLFGSALAGLAAVGRRKIVAV; this is encoded by the coding sequence GTGAATAAACTAATAAAATCAATTGGTATCGCCGGATTGGCGGGGTATGCGTTCATTGCCGAGGCCCAAGCAAATACTCTGGAAGTGTCAGGAACCATTTATAAAGTAAGCGGCGGCACTACTTACGATACTTGGAAAATCAATATGCTTAGCGGCGGTACTTTCAAAGTCGATGTGTTGGCTTATGAGGCCACTCAAAAGCAAACATCCACCGCCGGTTACCAGGAAATCGACCTTAACAACGACGGTGAAATTACATTTCTGGATCCGGATACTTATATCTACCGCGATGACGGCTTGCTGGATGCCGGCGATATGTTGGCGCGTTGCGACGATTCCGACGGCAATCACTGCCCCGATAGCAGCAATCAGCCGATTTTGACTAACACCGACGGTTCGGCGGACGGTTCCCTTTTCTTGCGCGATCCGGCATTTAACGTAACCTTGCAGGCCGGTAATTATTTATATCTGGTGGCCGATTACACCTTATCGACCAGTGAAGCCGTCGCGGGTATCAATACTAACGATAACTTGACCTTACCGACCGGGCTTGCCGCCCGCGATCACGGCGACTATCGGCTTACCTTGAGCTCCGATACCCTGAATTTTTCTCTGGCTGGCAATACCATCACCGTCTCGCAAGTGCCGGTTCCCGGCGCCGTTTGGTTATTCGGCAGTGCGCTGGCCGGATTGGCGGCGGTAGGGCGGCGTAAGATAGTTGCGGTTTGA
- a CDS encoding sulfate ABC transporter substrate-binding protein — MRFTHTFKPLLFGIALALSGNALAERTLLNVSYDPTRELYKEYNQLFSQYWKTKTGEDVTIQQSHGGGGKQTRAVIDGLEADVVTLALSGDIDQIHEKANLLPKDWQSKLPNNSLPYTSTIVFLVRKGNPKAIKNWDDLVKDGVSVVTPNPKTSGGARYNYLAAWAFAEKKNGSKDAAKAFVEKLFKNVPVLDSGARGSTTTFAEREIGDVLITWENEAYLVLKEFGADKFEVVTPPFSILAEPPVAVIEAVAKKNGTQDLATEYLKYLYTKEAQEIIAKNFYRPTDKDIAAKYAKQFPTLDLVSVAQLGGWSAIQKQHFDDNGVFDKIYGR; from the coding sequence ATGAGATTTACCCATACCTTTAAGCCCTTACTCTTCGGTATAGCCCTGGCCCTGAGCGGCAACGCACTGGCCGAACGCACCTTGCTGAACGTCTCCTACGACCCGACTCGCGAGTTATATAAAGAATATAACCAACTGTTTAGCCAATACTGGAAAACCAAAACCGGCGAAGATGTCACCATCCAGCAATCGCATGGCGGCGGCGGCAAACAAACCCGCGCCGTGATCGATGGCCTGGAAGCCGATGTGGTGACCTTGGCCCTGTCGGGCGACATCGATCAAATCCACGAGAAAGCCAACTTGTTGCCAAAAGACTGGCAAAGCAAATTGCCTAACAACAGCTTGCCTTATACCTCGACTATCGTGTTCCTGGTGCGCAAGGGCAACCCCAAAGCCATTAAAAACTGGGACGATTTGGTCAAAGACGGCGTCTCCGTCGTCACCCCCAACCCGAAAACCTCCGGCGGCGCCCGCTATAATTACCTGGCGGCCTGGGCGTTCGCGGAAAAGAAAAACGGCAGCAAGGACGCCGCCAAGGCTTTTGTGGAGAAGCTGTTTAAAAACGTGCCGGTACTGGATTCCGGCGCGCGCGGCTCCACCACCACTTTTGCCGAACGGGAAATCGGCGACGTACTGATTACCTGGGAAAACGAAGCCTACCTGGTGTTGAAAGAATTCGGCGCCGATAAGTTCGAAGTGGTCACCCCGCCGTTTAGCATCCTGGCCGAGCCACCGGTGGCGGTGATCGAAGCGGTGGCGAAAAAGAACGGCACCCAGGACCTGGCGACCGAGTACCTGAAATATCTCTACACCAAGGAGGCCCAGGAGATTATCGCCAAAAACTTCTATCGGCCGACCGACAAAGACATCGCGGCTAAATACGCCAAACAATTCCCGACTTTGGACCTAGTCAGCGTCGCGCAACTGGGCGGTTGGAGTGCTATACAGAAACAACACTTCGACGATAACGGTGTGTTCGACAAAATTTACGGGCGCTAA
- a CDS encoding EAL domain-containing protein → MVENTIELLRDDLERALYLDLDEFKLEIQQQEVLSRFIGLKLRSEFQPVFDAGKSQGLLGYEALLRTSTGLEAVSPDFAFSWADNQGKLVKLDRVARTLHMLNYLNLPADKGLLFLNVHPKLLVSVNTHGKVFEHILHLHSVPTTKVVLEIMENAVEADQQLLEAVDNYRDRGFQVAIDNFGSRHSNLDCLWRLSPSFVKLDLSIIHQAQTDAKIRRVLPKLIEIIQALGAQAIIEGIENEVQLDIALDAGGKLLQGYFLGRPAAAGHWQKPRSVVQDNPLMPGAPQHFGSFSVPAQHGM, encoded by the coding sequence ATGGTGGAAAATACCATCGAATTGCTCCGTGACGATCTGGAACGGGCCTTGTATCTGGATCTGGACGAATTCAAACTGGAAATCCAGCAACAGGAAGTTTTGAGTCGGTTTATTGGCCTGAAATTGCGCAGCGAGTTTCAACCGGTGTTCGATGCCGGCAAATCCCAGGGCCTACTTGGCTACGAAGCCTTGTTGCGCACATCCACCGGCTTGGAAGCCGTAAGTCCGGACTTTGCATTTAGTTGGGCGGATAACCAGGGCAAACTGGTGAAGTTGGATAGGGTGGCGAGAACCCTGCACATGCTTAACTATCTGAATCTGCCGGCGGATAAGGGCTTGCTGTTTTTAAACGTACATCCCAAATTGCTGGTGAGCGTGAATACGCACGGCAAGGTGTTCGAACACATTCTGCATTTACATTCCGTGCCGACTACAAAAGTCGTGCTGGAGATCATGGAAAACGCGGTGGAAGCCGATCAACAGTTGCTCGAAGCGGTGGACAATTATCGTGATCGCGGCTTTCAGGTGGCTATCGATAACTTCGGTAGCCGGCATTCCAATCTGGACTGCTTGTGGCGTTTATCGCCCAGCTTTGTGAAACTGGATTTAAGCATCATCCATCAGGCGCAAACCGATGCCAAGATTCGCCGGGTGTTGCCGAAATTGATCGAAATCATCCAGGCCTTGGGCGCGCAAGCGATCATCGAAGGCATCGAAAACGAAGTGCAACTGGATATTGCCTTGGATGCCGGCGGCAAATTGCTGCAAGGTTACTTCCTGGGTCGGCCGGCCGCGGCTGGGCACTGGCAAAAACCTAGGTCGGTGGTGCAAGACAATCCTTTAATGCCCGGTGCGCCTCAGCATTTTGGTAGTTTCAGCGTCCCGGCCCAGCATGGTATGTAA
- a CDS encoding DUF2845 domain-containing protein, whose amino-acid sequence MAGSPIRGILLALGMLAFAGDALALRCGHKLVQVGDYKSEVLEKCGEPDSVEQRRAIRGSRLRHPYGALEIDQFEEVLIEEWIYNFGPRKFQQLLEFEDGELKKIRNLSYGY is encoded by the coding sequence ATGGCAGGTTCGCCAATCAGAGGGATACTGTTGGCATTGGGCATGCTGGCATTTGCCGGCGATGCGCTTGCGCTGCGCTGTGGACATAAACTGGTCCAGGTCGGTGACTATAAATCCGAAGTGTTGGAAAAATGCGGGGAACCCGATTCGGTCGAACAGCGCCGAGCAATCCGCGGCAGCCGCTTACGGCATCCCTACGGCGCACTGGAGATAGATCAATTTGAAGAGGTGCTAATCGAAGAATGGATTTACAACTTCGGGCCGCGCAAATTTCAACAGCTGCTGGAGTTTGAAGACGGCGAGTTGAAAAAAATCCGCAATTTAAGCTATGGATACTGA
- a CDS encoding quinoprotein dehydrogenase-associated SoxYZ-like carrier: protein MHKPYNLIYLLALMILPATAAAEGDDITWNTVLKSQFFAGKNIEESNAVIELDAPYRAEDPAIVPVKVTSKFAQSKDKYIKKIWLFVDKNPFPFVGEFEFFPESGKADLALRVRVNTYSDIRAVAETNDGKFSMTKKFVKASGGCSAPIGADLDEAMKRLGKVKFRLDDGIQSGQPALTQLMISHPNLTGMQMDQMTRFIRKSHFIDQLKVTFNGKPVLNAKIDIAISADPNFRFYFVPDKAGELKAEFTDVSCESPTSRNVCSKGGSYSQSYTVSP, encoded by the coding sequence ATGCATAAACCTTACAACCTTATTTATCTGCTGGCTTTAATGATTTTGCCCGCGACCGCTGCCGCGGAAGGCGATGACATTACCTGGAACACGGTTCTGAAAAGCCAATTTTTCGCTGGTAAAAATATCGAAGAATCCAACGCGGTCATTGAATTGGATGCCCCTTATCGGGCGGAAGATCCGGCGATTGTGCCGGTTAAAGTCACCAGCAAGTTTGCACAAAGCAAAGATAAATACATCAAAAAGATCTGGCTGTTCGTCGATAAAAACCCGTTTCCGTTTGTCGGGGAATTCGAGTTCTTCCCGGAGAGTGGCAAAGCCGATTTAGCCTTGCGCGTGCGCGTCAATACCTATAGCGACATTCGCGCGGTTGCCGAAACCAATGACGGCAAGTTCAGCATGACCAAAAAATTCGTAAAAGCCAGCGGCGGCTGCTCTGCACCGATCGGCGCTGATCTGGATGAAGCCATGAAGCGGCTGGGCAAAGTCAAGTTTAGGCTCGATGACGGTATCCAAAGCGGTCAACCAGCCTTGACGCAATTGATGATCAGCCATCCCAACCTCACGGGTATGCAGATGGATCAAATGACCCGATTTATCAGAAAATCGCACTTCATCGACCAATTGAAAGTGACGTTTAATGGCAAGCCCGTACTCAACGCGAAAATCGATATTGCGATCAGCGCCGACCCGAATTTCCGCTTCTACTTTGTGCCGGATAAGGCCGGCGAGTTAAAAGCCGAATTTACCGATGTGTCCTGTGAATCGCCCACCAGCCGGAATGTTTGCAGTAAGGGCGGCAGCTACTCGCAAAGTTATACGGTAAGCCCATAA
- a CDS encoding quinoprotein relay system zinc metallohydrolase 2 has product MKFVLLLIGLLTSYSSMALPPLSFSQVAPGIYLHTSAHHWPDRDNHGEIANIGFIIGERCVAVIDSGGSPQQGIALRNTIKQVTAKPVCYVINTHVHPDHIYGNIAFKEPGVQFVGHHKLARAMATRGDHYLGRAAELLDIQVNQDNIIPPGIEVKDTMTLNLGNRELLLTAHPSAHTDNDLSIYDKTTDTMWLADLLFLEHIPVIDGSIKGWLSEMERLEKNHYKLVVPGHGQLVKDWPASLQAQKAYLTGLATEVRAMIKQGKTLEQAVNSVGLPAKKHWQLFEQFHRKNVTIAFAELEWED; this is encoded by the coding sequence ATGAAGTTTGTGTTGTTGTTAATAGGCCTATTGACCAGTTACAGCAGTATGGCTTTGCCGCCGCTGTCTTTCAGTCAAGTGGCGCCGGGCATCTATCTACATACCTCCGCGCACCATTGGCCGGATCGAGATAATCACGGCGAGATTGCCAATATCGGCTTTATTATTGGTGAGCGCTGCGTGGCGGTGATTGATAGCGGCGGTAGTCCGCAGCAGGGAATCGCGCTACGCAATACCATCAAGCAAGTTACCGCTAAACCGGTTTGTTATGTGATCAATACCCATGTGCATCCCGATCATATCTACGGCAATATCGCCTTCAAGGAACCGGGCGTGCAGTTTGTCGGCCATCATAAGCTGGCGCGCGCTATGGCCACGCGCGGCGACCATTACCTCGGTCGTGCAGCAGAATTGCTGGATATTCAGGTCAATCAAGACAACATCATTCCGCCCGGTATAGAAGTAAAGGACACAATGACTTTGAACCTGGGAAATCGCGAACTGCTCCTGACCGCCCATCCGAGCGCGCATACCGATAACGATTTAAGCATTTACGACAAGACCACCGATACCATGTGGCTAGCCGATCTATTGTTTTTAGAGCATATCCCGGTGATAGACGGCAGCATCAAAGGCTGGTTGTCGGAGATGGAGCGCTTGGAGAAAAATCACTACAAATTAGTGGTGCCCGGCCATGGTCAGTTGGTGAAGGATTGGCCGGCAAGTCTACAAGCGCAAAAAGCCTACTTGACTGGATTGGCAACGGAAGTGAGAGCCATGATCAAGCAAGGCAAAACATTGGAGCAGGCGGTGAATAGCGTCGGCTTGCCTGCCAAAAAGCATTGGCAATTATTTGAACAATTCCACCGCAAAAATGTGACTATCGCATTTGCCGAGCTGGAATGGGAAGATTAA
- the def gene encoding peptide deformylase: MTSKTPIAQLGAEVLRQQAQPVDDFACPEFHKLIEIMHETMLEANGVGIAAPQLGASRQILIIASRPTARYPHAPEMSPILMVNPSFTIVDSTLHKDWEGCLSVPGIRALVPRYQAIEVQYQDRQGECCRLALQDFPARVFQHEFDHLLGLVYLDRVENNQDIIAETEFFKRIAA, encoded by the coding sequence ATGACTTCAAAAACACCGATTGCACAACTGGGAGCCGAGGTTTTGCGCCAGCAGGCGCAGCCAGTTGACGACTTTGCCTGCCCGGAGTTCCACAAACTGATTGAAATCATGCATGAGACTATGCTGGAGGCCAATGGTGTCGGCATAGCCGCCCCGCAATTGGGTGCTTCGCGGCAAATTTTGATCATCGCTTCCCGGCCAACAGCCCGTTATCCGCATGCCCCGGAAATGTCCCCAATTCTGATGGTCAATCCAAGTTTCACAATTGTTGACAGCACGTTACATAAAGATTGGGAAGGCTGTTTAAGCGTGCCGGGTATCCGTGCGCTGGTGCCGCGTTACCAGGCTATCGAAGTGCAATATCAAGATCGGCAAGGCGAATGCTGTCGCTTGGCGTTGCAGGATTTTCCGGCCCGAGTCTTCCAACACGAATTCGATCATCTATTGGGACTAGTGTATCTGGATAGGGTTGAAAATAATCAGGATATTATTGCCGAAACCGAGTTTTTCAAACGCATCGCCGCATAG
- a CDS encoding HvfA family oxazolone/thioamide-modified RiPP metallophore has protein sequence MANHLLEQLVFSTGDSMKKINKTPFAIAIGASLLPTLAGNFAQADSNPFALSELSSGYMLTAEAKPEAGADKMKDGSCGEGKCGASMMKKSTDSKAATEGKCAGNKPAAPAADKAAEGKKMEGNCGANMK, from the coding sequence GTGGCAAACCACTTATTAGAACAATTAGTTTTTTCCACAGGAGATAGTATGAAGAAAATAAACAAAACCCCGTTCGCCATCGCAATCGGCGCATCTCTGCTGCCAACGCTGGCGGGCAATTTTGCTCAAGCCGATAGCAATCCGTTTGCATTGTCTGAGTTGAGCTCAGGCTATATGCTGACTGCCGAGGCCAAACCTGAAGCCGGTGCCGATAAAATGAAAGACGGTTCTTGCGGAGAAGGGAAATGCGGCGCGTCTATGATGAAAAAAAGCACTGACAGCAAAGCTGCTACCGAAGGCAAGTGCGCTGGTAACAAACCGGCTGCTCCAGCTGCGGACAAAGCTGCTGAAGGCAAAAAAATGGAAGGAAACTGCGGCGCTAACATGAAATAA
- a CDS encoding HesB/IscA family protein: MAITVTESAARQIQKQLQKRGTGLGLRLGVKTSGCSGYAYVLDYADKAEADEVVFDQYDVKVLVKQADLDKLSGIELDYAKEGFNEAFKFNNPNVKGTCGCGESFSV; the protein is encoded by the coding sequence ATGGCTATTACCGTTACCGAAAGTGCCGCGAGGCAAATCCAAAAGCAGTTACAAAAACGCGGAACCGGCCTAGGTTTGAGATTAGGGGTTAAAACCTCGGGATGCTCCGGGTACGCCTATGTGCTGGATTATGCCGACAAGGCCGAAGCCGATGAAGTGGTGTTCGATCAATACGATGTAAAAGTGCTGGTGAAACAGGCTGATCTGGATAAATTGAGCGGCATTGAGCTGGATTATGCCAAAGAAGGTTTTAACGAGGCCTTTAAGTTCAACAACCCCAATGTAAAAGGTACCTGCGGTTGCGGGGAGAGCTTTTCGGTTTAG
- a CDS encoding cysteine desulfurase family protein: MIYLDHNATTRCDERVVEVMLPYLHGMYGNPSSLYKLGRIARSAIDTAREQISALIDAPGAQIVFTSGGTEANALALANARGTGLAISATEHPSIFENATYYRQCFRDLQTLEVDGAGILPLLGLDKANWQAGDMASVMLANNETGVIQDLADIAECLAGRGVNLHTDAVQALGKMSFSFKKLGVKLMSLSSHKIYGPKGCGALVVAEDFVLKPWLRGGDQEHGSRAGTENVAAIVGFGKAAELAKTEMGLREQRMLALRMRLEQALRTIPGLVIFAKHAKRLPNTVQFGIPGISGEMLLMQLDQRNIAVSSGSACSASSGEISPVLTAMGVEASLAKSAIRVSLGKDNQETEIDQFVDILKALIAN, encoded by the coding sequence ATGATCTATCTGGATCATAACGCCACCACCCGCTGTGACGAGCGGGTGGTGGAAGTGATGTTGCCTTACTTGCATGGCATGTACGGTAATCCATCCAGTCTTTATAAGCTCGGCCGCATAGCCCGCAGCGCTATCGATACCGCCAGGGAGCAAATCTCGGCGCTAATCGATGCGCCAGGAGCTCAGATAGTGTTTACCAGCGGAGGCACTGAAGCCAATGCTTTGGCGCTAGCCAACGCCAGAGGCACGGGGCTAGCAATTTCGGCTACCGAACACCCCTCTATTTTCGAGAACGCCACGTACTACCGGCAGTGTTTTCGCGATTTGCAAACGCTTGAGGTAGATGGCGCCGGAATACTGCCATTACTCGGGTTGGATAAAGCAAATTGGCAAGCCGGCGACATGGCGTCCGTGATGTTGGCGAACAATGAAACCGGGGTTATTCAAGACCTTGCGGACATCGCCGAATGTTTGGCTGGGCGCGGTGTCAACCTGCATACCGATGCGGTCCAGGCCTTGGGTAAAATGTCATTTTCGTTCAAAAAGCTGGGCGTTAAATTGATGAGTTTGTCCAGCCACAAAATATATGGGCCAAAAGGCTGTGGGGCATTGGTAGTCGCGGAAGATTTTGTTTTAAAGCCCTGGCTACGCGGCGGCGATCAGGAGCATGGCTCGCGGGCCGGCACCGAAAATGTGGCGGCAATAGTGGGTTTTGGCAAAGCGGCTGAATTGGCCAAGACGGAAATGGGCTTAAGGGAGCAAAGGATGCTGGCGCTGAGAATGCGTTTGGAGCAAGCCCTACGCACAATTCCGGGCTTGGTGATTTTTGCCAAACACGCCAAAAGATTGCCGAATACCGTGCAGTTTGGTATCCCCGGCATTAGCGGCGAAATGTTGTTAATGCAGTTGGATCAGCGCAATATCGCGGTTTCCAGCGGCTCCGCCTGCTCAGCGTCGTCCGGCGAGATCAGCCCGGTGTTGACGGCTATGGGGGTGGAAGCCTCTTTGGCTAAATCAGCGATCCGCGTCAGTTTGGGTAAAGACAATCAAGAAACCGAAATCGATCAATTCGTCGATATCTTAAAAGCATTGATAGCAAATTAA
- the iscR gene encoding Fe-S cluster assembly transcriptional regulator IscR, translating to MRLTTKGRYAVTAMLDLAFHSQSNPVTLTDIATRQTISLSYLEQLFARLRKAGMVKGVRGPGGGYTLSRSARDINIADIIEAVDEPVDSTKCGGKANCHNDEPCLTHDLWMGLSEQIRAYLKEISLGQLLERDFVSDVAKRQSKQVEHVIEMQPRQEKRIA from the coding sequence ATGCGGCTTACCACAAAAGGGCGTTACGCGGTCACCGCGATGCTGGATTTGGCTTTTCACAGCCAATCCAACCCGGTGACTTTGACTGACATTGCGACTCGGCAAACCATTTCCTTGTCTTATCTTGAACAATTGTTTGCTCGTTTACGCAAAGCCGGCATGGTCAAAGGCGTACGAGGACCTGGTGGCGGTTATACGCTCAGCCGTAGCGCCCGAGATATTAACATTGCCGACATTATCGAGGCAGTCGACGAACCTGTCGATTCAACCAAATGCGGTGGCAAAGCCAATTGCCACAACGACGAACCTTGCCTGACACACGATTTGTGGATGGGCTTGAGCGAGCAAATTCGCGCTTATTTAAAAGAAATTAGTCTTGGACAACTACTGGAGCGCGATTTTGTCAGTGACGTGGCAAAAAGACAGAGCAAACAAGTCGAGCATGTGATCGAAATGCAACCCCGGCAGGAAAAACGCATCGCGTAA
- the cysE gene encoding serine O-acetyltransferase, whose translation MLARLKEDINCVFARDPAAQSAFEVITTYPGFHAVLIHHFSHWLWLRGFRWAGRYLSFLGRWLTGIEIHPGAQIGRRFFIDHGMGVVIGETAVIGDDCTLYHGVTLGGTSWNKGKRHPTLGNGVVIGAGAKVLGPIEIGDGARVGSNSVVVKSVPVGVTVVGIPAHIVDAKAKQEKARRDAMAQKIGFDAYGATGDMPDPIANAINLMLDHIHQLDKQIADMQHVLNDAGIDCQRQAMSALDDCEIKDKQ comes from the coding sequence ATGCTGGCCAGACTCAAAGAAGATATAAACTGCGTATTTGCCCGAGATCCGGCCGCACAATCGGCTTTTGAAGTAATAACGACCTATCCTGGTTTCCACGCCGTACTGATTCACCATTTCAGTCATTGGCTGTGGTTACGTGGTTTTAGGTGGGCGGGCCGTTATTTATCGTTTTTGGGCCGCTGGCTGACCGGCATCGAAATTCATCCCGGCGCGCAAATCGGCCGGCGGTTTTTTATCGATCATGGTATGGGTGTGGTAATCGGCGAAACAGCGGTGATTGGCGACGATTGCACGCTATACCATGGCGTGACCTTGGGCGGTACCAGCTGGAACAAGGGCAAGCGCCATCCGACATTGGGCAACGGCGTGGTAATAGGCGCCGGCGCCAAAGTGCTGGGACCGATTGAAATTGGTGATGGCGCCAGAGTCGGTTCAAATTCGGTGGTGGTGAAATCGGTGCCCGTTGGTGTCACGGTAGTCGGGATTCCGGCCCATATCGTCGATGCGAAAGCCAAGCAAGAAAAAGCGCGACGCGACGCAATGGCCCAGAAAATCGGTTTCGACGCATACGGGGCGACTGGTGATATGCCGGACCCCATCGCGAATGCCATCAATCTGATGCTTGATCATATCCATCAGCTCGATAAGCAAATAGCCGATATGCAACACGTGCTAAACGATGCCGGCATCGATTGCCAGCGTCAGGCCATGTCGGCATTGGATGATTGTGAGATAAAGGATAAGCAATAA
- a CDS encoding RNA methyltransferase, protein MLSHFKVVLVETSHPGNIGAVARAMKNMQMNQLRLVSPQSFPHADATARASGADDVLRSATVFASLQDAIADCRIVLGSSARDRTISWPSLTARQTAEKWVGALPEQNIALVFGRENSGLKNHELDLCHYLLRIPCNAEYSSLNLAAAVQVVCYELFVASGQEMVSTVGDMGEEPLATAEQMEAFYVHLQQTMADIGFLHPERSKSIMRRLRRIFNRTQLDTKELDILRGILRFSQNHNAE, encoded by the coding sequence TTGCTATCACATTTTAAAGTGGTTTTAGTGGAGACTTCCCATCCCGGCAACATCGGCGCGGTGGCTAGAGCCATGAAAAATATGCAGATGAATCAACTGCGCTTGGTATCTCCACAAAGCTTTCCTCATGCCGATGCCACAGCCAGAGCATCCGGGGCCGACGACGTGCTTAGATCGGCAACTGTCTTCGCTTCCTTGCAGGATGCTATTGCCGACTGCCGGATTGTATTGGGTTCCAGTGCGCGCGATAGGACCATCAGCTGGCCAAGTTTGACTGCCAGACAAACCGCCGAAAAATGGGTGGGTGCATTACCGGAGCAAAATATAGCCTTGGTGTTCGGCCGTGAGAATTCCGGTTTAAAAAATCATGAATTGGACTTATGTCATTATTTGTTGCGGATTCCGTGCAATGCAGAATATAGCTCACTGAACTTGGCGGCGGCAGTGCAAGTTGTGTGCTACGAGCTATTCGTCGCATCCGGCCAGGAAATGGTCAGCACGGTGGGCGATATGGGTGAAGAACCTCTGGCGACAGCCGAACAAATGGAAGCCTTTTATGTGCATCTCCAGCAGACTATGGCGGATATAGGTTTTCTGCACCCGGAGCGCTCTAAATCAATCATGCGTCGCTTGCGGCGAATCTTTAATCGGACCCAGCTCGATACCAAGGAGCTGGATATCCTGAGAGGCATTCTGCGCTTCTCGCAAAATCACAATGCCGAATAA
- a CDS encoding inositol monophosphatase family protein gives MHPMLNIAVRAARNAGDLIQRSSQNIEKLTIDQKSRNDYASEVDRAAEQEIIKVIRAAFPDHGILAEESGEHKGNDYTWIVDPLDGTTNFLHGFPQYAVSIALKNKNKLELGVIYDPSRDELFTAERGGGAMLNNRKIRVTKQSSMRGALIGTGFPFKTMENIEPYLGMFKAVCADSAGIRRAGAAALDMAYVACGRLDAYWEIGVKEWDIAAGVLLVQEAGGVATDFSFNDKYLQSGNIIVGNPKMHQLMYHAIEPHVPARLK, from the coding sequence ATGCACCCGATGCTTAATATTGCCGTCCGCGCAGCGCGGAATGCCGGCGACCTAATCCAACGCTCTTCACAAAATATCGAGAAACTCACCATCGATCAAAAAAGCCGTAACGACTACGCCTCCGAAGTTGATCGGGCCGCCGAGCAGGAAATTATCAAAGTCATCCGTGCCGCGTTTCCCGACCATGGCATTCTGGCCGAAGAAAGCGGCGAGCATAAAGGTAACGATTACACCTGGATTGTCGACCCTCTGGATGGCACCACTAATTTTTTACACGGCTTTCCACAATATGCCGTGTCTATAGCGCTAAAAAACAAAAACAAACTGGAATTGGGTGTGATTTATGACCCCAGCCGCGACGAGCTCTTCACTGCCGAACGCGGCGGCGGGGCGATGTTGAATAATCGCAAAATCCGGGTAACCAAACAAAGCAGTATGCGCGGTGCCCTTATTGGCACTGGTTTTCCGTTTAAAACCATGGAAAACATAGAGCCCTATCTAGGTATGTTCAAAGCGGTCTGCGCAGATTCTGCCGGTATCCGCCGCGCCGGAGCCGCCGCGCTGGATATGGCTTATGTGGCCTGCGGTCGTCTGGATGCGTATTGGGAAATCGGCGTGAAGGAATGGGATATTGCCGCCGGAGTGTTGCTGGTGCAGGAAGCCGGCGGTGTTGCCACGGATTTTTCCTTTAACGACAAATACTTACAGTCCGGTAACATTATCGTTGGCAACCCCAAGATGCACCAGTTGATGTACCATGCCATCGAGCCGCATGTGCCGGCGCGTTTAAAATAA